The window CGCGCGAAATCTTCGCGAATCTCGCCCAAATCGAAGCGTTCCCACATATACATCGCGCTGCTGCGCGGCCAATAGTTGATTCCGAGTCGAAAAGTCGGCACGAACCAGGGCTTCGCCGCCGGAAGCGAGGGCGCATGCGCGTCGGACTCGAAGCCGCGCTTGATGGCAGAAAGTACGGCTCCCCTCGTCGGGATCATCATGGGCAGCGTCTCCGACCTCGAAACGATGGCCGGCGCGCGCGACACGCTGCGCGAACTTGGCATTCCCTTCGAATTGCAGGTGGTTTCGGCGCACCGAACGCCCGACGAGATGTTCGACTACGCCGAGCAGGCGGCCGCCCGAGGCATCCAGGTGATCATCGCGGGCGCCGGCGGGGCCGCGCATCTGCCGGGCATGACCGCCGCCAAGACGGAGTTGCCGGTCATCGGCGTGCCCGTGCAGTCCAAAGCGCTCAACGGCTTGGACTCGCTGCTCTCGATCGTGCAGATGCCGGCGGGCGTGCCGGTTGCGACGATGGCGATCGGCAACGCCGTTAACGGCGCGCTCTTCGCCGCGCGCATTCTCGCTTTGGGAGATCCAGCGATCGCACATCGTCTTGCGGCACACACGCAGAAGATGCACGACGCCGTTACCACGATCAAACTGTGATCCAACGCATCGGCGTGATCGGCGGCGGCCAGCTCGGCCGCATGTTCGCCCTCGATGCCAAACGCATGGGCTACGACGTCATCGTGCTCGATCCGCAGCCGCATTCGCCGTGCGGGCAAGTCGCCGACGAGCAGATCGTGGCCGAGTACCACGACATGGCCGCCATCGATCGGCTCGGCCGCGAGACCGACATCGTCACCTACGAGTTCGAGAACATCGCGATCGAGTCGGTGGAGTATCTCGAAACCCACGGGTATCGCGTCACCCCGAGCAGCAACGTGCTGCGCATCACGCAGGATCGCGTGCTCGAAAAGCGATTCATTCGCGAGTGCGGCATTCCGGTCGCCGA is drawn from Candidatus Baltobacteraceae bacterium and contains these coding sequences:
- the purE gene encoding 5-(carboxyamino)imidazole ribonucleotide mutase — protein: MAESTAPLVGIIMGSVSDLETMAGARDTLRELGIPFELQVVSAHRTPDEMFDYAEQAAARGIQVIIAGAGGAAHLPGMTAAKTELPVIGVPVQSKALNGLDSLLSIVQMPAGVPVATMAIGNAVNGALFAARILALGDPAIAHRLAAHTQKMHDAVTTIKL
- a CDS encoding ATP-grasp domain-containing protein; this encodes MIQRIGVIGGGQLGRMFALDAKRMGYDVIVLDPQPHSPCGQVADEQIVAEYHDMAAIDRLGRETDIVTYEFENIAIESVEYLETHGYRVTPSSNVLRITQDRVLEKRFIRECGIPVADFEPIGRLEDITRAALTVGFPAILKTARGGYDGKGQWRIEGSSGAKHAFSQARGAELIWERFVPFERELSVVATRNARDEVVTYPP